From the Leptospira biflexa serovar Patoc strain 'Patoc 1 (Paris)' genome, one window contains:
- a CDS encoding helix-turn-helix domain-containing protein, whose protein sequence is MVSKVEQSSDGLDPLISESGDYITDVVKENLKLIRHTKGFSLDKLANRCGVSRAMLSQIEQGKSVPTISVLWKIANGLNVPFSELLKEKNQDGIHILKAENSKVLYSNSKVFASRALFPFLGNRKTEFYELILKPGGHEVAEPHKTGTTENLVVVSGKLRLRVGEKVVELEPKDSVFFKADVSHEYSNPTDQETLMYLVMDYTDEIG, encoded by the coding sequence ATGGTCAGTAAAGTAGAACAAAGTAGTGACGGATTAGATCCATTAATTTCAGAATCAGGCGACTATATAACAGACGTCGTCAAAGAAAATCTGAAACTCATCCGTCATACCAAAGGATTTTCCTTGGACAAACTCGCGAACCGTTGTGGTGTGAGCCGAGCGATGTTGTCTCAAATTGAACAAGGGAAATCAGTGCCGACCATTTCTGTTTTGTGGAAAATCGCCAACGGACTCAATGTCCCCTTCTCTGAACTTTTGAAGGAAAAAAACCAAGACGGAATCCATATCCTCAAAGCAGAAAATTCCAAAGTTCTTTATTCCAATTCAAAGGTGTTTGCAAGCCGAGCCCTGTTTCCCTTCCTCGGAAACCGCAAAACAGAATTTTACGAACTCATTTTAAAACCAGGTGGCCATGAAGTGGCAGAACCACACAAAACAGGGACAACTGAAAACCTCGTTGTGGTATCTGGAAAACTTCGTTTGCGTGTAGGGGAAAAAGTGGTCGAACTCGAACCAAAAGACTCCGTGTTTTTTAAGGCAGATGTCTCACATGAATATTCCAATCCCACGGATCAGGAAACACTGATGTACTTGGTGATGGACTATACAGACGAAAT
- the rsmI gene encoding 16S rRNA (cytidine(1402)-2'-O)-methyltransferase — protein MNRLYLVSNSIGNDLDLPPRTKQLLEDADWILGEEQRTTSTLLKKLGISKPFDLLNEHTTKSEMDEIGMKLAMTKRTCLISDSGSPGLEDPGKWLVPLAWDMGVEVRSAPGPTALISALTSSGFATSPFLFLGFLPREEKERERTLKQYIGLGITIAFYETPYRAKHCLETLAKLLPHDRRIFLSLGISFAHETSFRGSAKEVQKKFPQGMKLPPVFVIEEKKERHKR, from the coding sequence ATGAATCGATTGTATTTAGTATCCAATTCCATTGGGAATGATTTAGACCTTCCTCCGCGCACCAAACAATTATTAGAAGATGCCGATTGGATTTTGGGAGAAGAACAGAGAACCACATCTACCCTCTTAAAAAAACTTGGGATTTCGAAACCATTTGATCTTTTGAATGAACACACTACCAAATCAGAGATGGATGAAATTGGGATGAAACTGGCGATGACAAAAAGGACATGCCTCATCTCCGATTCCGGCAGTCCAGGATTAGAAGACCCAGGCAAATGGCTTGTTCCCTTGGCTTGGGATATGGGAGTGGAAGTACGTTCCGCCCCAGGTCCAACGGCCTTGATTTCAGCCCTTACGAGTTCTGGTTTTGCGACTTCCCCGTTTTTATTCCTTGGATTTTTACCGAGAGAGGAAAAAGAAAGGGAAAGAACTTTAAAACAATACATTGGTCTTGGGATCACCATCGCGTTTTATGAAACCCCCTACCGGGCCAAACATTGTTTGGAAACTTTGGCAAAACTCCTACCCCATGACCGTCGGATTTTTTTAAGCCTTGGGATCTCGTTCGCTCATGAAACTTCCTTCCGAGGTTCAGCCAAAGAAGTGCAAAAAAAATTCCCACAAGGAATGAAGTTACCTCCTGTATTTGTCATCGAAGAGAAAAAAGAAAGGCACAAACGATAG
- a CDS encoding HAD family hydrolase — MTHLTKNSWTDEIYVRLTTLIPKRTGIVCFDFDNTLIRNDFGEKIMDQLIHEGLEFLPKDLSIFFRDKKLWKDHTQLSFAEKEHLVWEEYTYQLKEFGIERGYRWTCFLFQGLTRSDYYDVARRAWARVNQPDEDTGVFPQVEMKDLIQYLNHYNWKVYIVTASPEPGIAAIAHHFPVLETNVIGMRQKLDENLRYTHELIEPYTYGEGKVKAIEERIGEYPDLVFGDSFNDYPMLTKAKEFGVAINKGDTEFVKACVNKGILIQPYFTYQTLTK, encoded by the coding sequence GTGACACACCTTACAAAGAACAGTTGGACAGATGAAATTTATGTCCGTCTGACAACACTCATCCCTAAAAGAACAGGCATTGTTTGTTTTGATTTTGATAATACTCTCATCCGAAATGATTTTGGTGAGAAAATCATGGACCAACTCATCCATGAAGGATTAGAATTTTTACCAAAGGACCTATCCATTTTTTTCCGTGACAAAAAACTTTGGAAAGACCATACCCAACTGAGTTTCGCAGAAAAAGAACATTTGGTTTGGGAAGAATACACCTACCAATTAAAAGAATTTGGAATCGAACGAGGTTACCGATGGACTTGTTTTTTGTTCCAAGGACTCACACGCAGTGATTATTATGATGTCGCTCGTCGCGCTTGGGCCCGGGTGAACCAACCGGATGAAGATACAGGCGTCTTCCCCCAAGTGGAAATGAAAGACCTCATCCAATATTTGAACCATTACAATTGGAAAGTGTATATTGTCACAGCGTCTCCCGAACCAGGGATTGCAGCCATTGCCCATCATTTCCCTGTATTGGAAACCAATGTGATTGGCATGAGACAAAAACTAGACGAGAACCTAAGATACACGCATGAACTCATTGAACCCTATACCTATGGGGAAGGGAAAGTCAAAGCAATCGAAGAAAGGATCGGAGAATACCCAGATTTAGTGTTTGGTGATTCATTTAACGACTATCCAATGTTAACGAAGGCAAAAGAATTTGGTGTGGCCATAAACAAAGGGGATACTGAATTCGTAAAGGCTTGTGTAAACAAAGGGATTCTCATCCAACCCTACTTTACCTACCAAACTCTCACAAAATGA
- a CDS encoding M23 family metallopeptidase, with protein MKRNRSYYIILVLILFVVTYSAYAAYQKQKNGPVFLDNHVFQRYNDQWGLWVDLYAEKKSLLEKASEFGILAQEVMEINHVTEAELKRLKRSLFFPYSAEYMRNLQEKELFRETIESPIDQFIWPVLPNNKSRISSRIGRRWNTWHTGLDIAIPKNSIVLAAADGVVEEAGRGGDYGLAVKIYHHDMNHFHTVYGHNQELLVKPGDVVKKGQIIAFSGNTGKSTGPHVHFEVRFHNVYLNPENFLTPFEEGVATNLVGFAD; from the coding sequence ATGAAGCGAAACCGCAGTTACTATATCATACTGGTCCTAATCCTCTTTGTCGTGACCTATTCGGCCTATGCGGCATACCAAAAACAAAAGAACGGTCCCGTATTTTTGGACAACCATGTCTTCCAACGGTATAACGACCAGTGGGGACTTTGGGTCGACCTATACGCCGAGAAAAAATCCCTTCTCGAGAAGGCATCTGAATTTGGAATCCTTGCCCAAGAGGTAATGGAAATCAACCATGTGACAGAAGCCGAGCTCAAACGATTGAAACGGTCTTTATTTTTTCCTTACTCCGCAGAATACATGCGAAACCTCCAAGAAAAGGAACTCTTTCGCGAAACCATTGAATCACCCATTGACCAATTCATTTGGCCTGTCCTTCCCAACAACAAATCTAGGATCTCGTCTCGGATTGGAAGGCGCTGGAACACTTGGCATACAGGTCTCGACATTGCCATCCCCAAAAATTCGATCGTCCTTGCGGCGGCGGATGGTGTGGTGGAAGAAGCTGGCAGGGGTGGTGATTATGGACTTGCTGTCAAAATTTACCACCATGATATGAACCATTTCCATACAGTGTATGGTCACAACCAAGAGTTACTCGTGAAACCAGGTGATGTGGTGAAAAAAGGACAGATCATTGCGTTTTCTGGGAACACAGGAAAGTCAACAGGACCTCACGTCCATTTCGAAGTCCGATTCCACAATGTGTATTTGAATCCAGAAAACTTTCTCACTCCCTTTGAAGAAGGAGTTGCCACAAACCTAGTTGGATTTGCAGACTAA
- a CDS encoding sterol desaturase family protein, with translation MFENFRAPQIVTFAIPVFFLLIGIEVYIGYRRNKDLYRLNDSIADLSTGIISQIWGLFQKGVGLYAYFYIYEHFRFFEFAMTNPWAWVLCIVGQDFCYYWSHRLAHEVNFLWAGHVIHHHSEEYNLVVALRQTGLGGLVSWIFYVPLALFGFHPWMYLASGQINLIYQFWVHTKAVGKIGKIGEYLLSTPSHHRVHHAINPIYIDKNHGGIFIIFDRMFGTFREETEPCVYGTVKPLRSFNPVYANFHYYWELLKQAFQAEYFLDKILVFFKPPGWIPRQGQKPAGFLPIPEVSPTSFQKYDPKPASEVKAYTTTWFVLVLLLSFAFLLFVPKFSMVSQILVTIWVTLSLVAINALIENKSWAGAMEITRLLFGFLVLGYFDVNWAYYAIGIVCLVVAGIYLYRTGQQKTQAV, from the coding sequence ATGTTCGAAAATTTCAGAGCCCCTCAAATTGTAACCTTTGCCATCCCAGTTTTTTTCCTTCTCATCGGGATTGAAGTGTACATCGGTTACCGGAGGAACAAAGACCTCTACCGATTGAATGATTCGATTGCTGACTTGAGTACGGGAATCATTTCCCAGATTTGGGGTCTCTTCCAAAAAGGTGTGGGCTTATATGCCTACTTTTATATCTACGAACACTTTCGTTTTTTTGAATTTGCCATGACAAACCCTTGGGCTTGGGTGCTTTGCATCGTGGGTCAGGATTTTTGTTACTACTGGTCCCACCGTTTGGCCCATGAAGTGAATTTCCTATGGGCAGGGCATGTGATCCACCACCATAGCGAAGAATACAACTTAGTGGTCGCTCTGAGACAAACCGGTCTCGGAGGACTTGTTTCCTGGATTTTTTATGTGCCTCTTGCCCTCTTTGGATTCCACCCTTGGATGTATCTTGCCAGTGGACAGATCAATTTGATTTACCAATTTTGGGTGCATACCAAAGCCGTTGGGAAAATTGGAAAGATTGGAGAGTATCTCTTATCGACCCCTTCCCACCACCGAGTGCACCATGCGATCAACCCCATCTACATCGACAAAAACCATGGGGGCATTTTCATCATTTTCGACCGTATGTTTGGGACCTTCCGTGAAGAAACAGAACCCTGTGTGTATGGAACGGTAAAACCACTGCGAAGTTTTAATCCCGTTTATGCCAACTTCCATTACTATTGGGAACTGTTAAAACAGGCCTTCCAAGCGGAGTATTTCTTAGACAAAATCCTTGTGTTCTTCAAACCACCAGGTTGGATCCCAAGACAAGGGCAAAAACCCGCAGGATTTTTACCGATCCCTGAAGTGAGCCCAACAAGTTTTCAAAAATACGACCCAAAACCTGCATCGGAAGTGAAGGCCTATACCACCACTTGGTTTGTTTTGGTATTACTACTTTCCTTTGCCTTTTTACTATTTGTTCCCAAATTCAGTATGGTCTCCCAAATCCTTGTGACAATTTGGGTGACCCTCTCCCTTGTTGCCATCAATGCCCTGATCGAAAACAAATCATGGGCTGGGGCCATGGAGATCACTCGGTTACTTTTTGGATTTTTAGTCCTTGGTTACTTTGATGTGAACTGGGCTTATTATGCGATTGGTATTGTTTGCCTTGTTGTGGCTGGGATTTACCTCTACCGCACGGGCCAACAAAAAACCCAAGCCGTCTAA
- the rsmA gene encoding 16S rRNA (adenine(1518)-N(6)/adenine(1519)-N(6))-dimethyltransferase RsmA, translating into MKSPYSTISQIQSFFEEKGIRAQKKFGQNFLIDQNIVEYIVNVAKPLFSEGDVTLAEIGIGLGTLTYPILCLEKETDLFEIDHAYIQLAKDEILPKFPHAILHAGDALENLFHIYPKKVFVFGNLPYHLTTEIINTLIINCRHFQGGIFMVQKEFAERLVKETSSLSVFLSAFCEIKFLKTVHKNCFFPIPKIHSALLLLTPKQKVGNNQWSPQSNEGVEIWSRMLRTLFWGKRKQIQVSLRESPFSNDPMFRDALGEALLRSQIPPTKRPEELNREQFLNLGQHLLDILSK; encoded by the coding sequence TTGAAATCCCCTTACTCCACCATCTCACAAATCCAAAGCTTCTTTGAAGAAAAAGGAATCCGAGCCCAAAAAAAATTTGGTCAAAATTTCCTAATCGACCAAAACATTGTGGAGTACATTGTCAATGTCGCAAAACCACTGTTTTCTGAGGGAGATGTCACACTCGCAGAAATAGGAATTGGTCTTGGTACCTTGACGTATCCTATTTTATGTTTAGAGAAAGAAACGGATTTATTTGAAATTGATCATGCTTACATCCAATTGGCAAAAGATGAGATCTTACCAAAGTTTCCCCATGCCATTCTTCATGCAGGCGACGCATTGGAAAATTTATTCCATATCTATCCGAAGAAAGTGTTTGTTTTTGGAAATTTGCCTTACCACCTAACTACCGAAATCATAAACACACTCATCATCAATTGCCGTCACTTCCAAGGTGGGATCTTTATGGTGCAAAAGGAATTTGCTGAGCGCCTTGTGAAAGAAACCTCTTCCCTTTCTGTTTTTTTATCTGCTTTCTGTGAGATCAAATTCCTAAAAACAGTCCATAAAAATTGTTTTTTTCCCATTCCTAAAATCCATTCGGCTTTGCTCCTGCTCACTCCCAAACAAAAGGTCGGAAACAACCAATGGTCCCCCCAATCGAACGAGGGAGTGGAAATTTGGTCTCGAATGTTACGCACTCTGTTTTGGGGCAAACGCAAACAAATCCAAGTGAGCCTCCGAGAATCGCCTTTTTCAAACGACCCAATGTTTCGAGACGCCTTGGGAGAAGCCCTCCTCCGTTCCCAAATCCCCCCGACCAAACGACCAGAAGAATTGAACCGTGAACAATTTCTGAATCTTGGTCAACATTTGCTTGACATTTTGTCAAAATGA
- a CDS encoding ComEC/Rec2 family competence protein produces the protein MVFLVFADTNQTSIPKQAKPFFRSFLMEELKQSPLSLFERRIVLGLVTGSTKEIPKDFKELAKESGILHLFAASGLHLGIFIGALQWFGNFIFNKHRWISILISLGFGFFYLYVLNFPVSFVRAYLFAFLTLVSSLFYRKIAVSDLLFISSAGISFFLFSDFLSIGFLLSFSAVFGIFYLKPSLDRMVFPRFQSLWKENLTLTTACSLCSFPILIYYFHSFSYGGIWINYCLVPMAGILLPSLYFTILIQTLLPTVLSGLFIDWLWTPSSFLLSLFLKLFHTITFWERGYKVWKEANICYLFVSLFLIFLLWFLHRMDWNQKKYTNMFVVGMICLFFPSTYWIQDSSSHQNLFQQGKGYFSFVISDGFYLFGTCSPYKRMEFPNPITAIKRIEFESESCLQTVLRLKKKHKGVEVIWFDRNQSPFGTVLDKDGLQIQRTKHLGGEITPFLSLFRFDGNPKQITSLLGSLKETERAHSQSLWQGYLVLDFPPWKKKEAKEWINYQKLLGISNAWKILIVEDHFEIPLLHHLTNPKLL, from the coding sequence TTGGTTTTTTTAGTATTTGCTGACACAAATCAAACTTCCATACCCAAACAAGCCAAACCATTCTTTCGTAGTTTTTTGATGGAGGAATTGAAACAATCTCCTCTCTCTCTTTTCGAAAGGCGAATTGTTCTCGGACTTGTGACGGGTTCCACAAAAGAGATTCCCAAAGACTTCAAAGAACTCGCCAAAGAATCAGGGATCTTACATCTCTTTGCTGCCTCTGGACTCCATTTAGGAATTTTTATTGGTGCCTTGCAATGGTTCGGCAATTTTATTTTTAACAAACACCGCTGGATCTCAATTCTCATCTCACTTGGTTTTGGTTTTTTCTATTTATATGTTTTGAATTTTCCTGTTTCGTTTGTCAGAGCCTATTTGTTTGCGTTTTTAACATTAGTATCTTCTTTGTTTTACCGCAAAATCGCAGTGAGTGATTTGCTTTTCATTTCGTCTGCCGGAATCTCTTTCTTTTTATTTTCTGATTTTTTAAGTATCGGATTTTTACTTTCTTTTAGTGCTGTCTTTGGCATTTTTTATCTCAAACCAAGTTTGGACCGAATGGTTTTCCCCCGTTTCCAATCCCTATGGAAAGAAAATCTTACCCTAACGACTGCATGTTCCCTTTGTAGTTTTCCGATTCTCATTTATTATTTTCATTCGTTTTCCTACGGAGGCATTTGGATCAATTATTGTCTTGTACCAATGGCTGGAATTTTACTTCCTAGTTTGTATTTCACAATTTTAATCCAAACACTCCTTCCCACTGTTTTGTCAGGGTTATTCATTGATTGGCTTTGGACACCATCGAGTTTTCTCCTCTCCTTATTTTTAAAACTGTTTCATACAATTACTTTCTGGGAAAGGGGATACAAAGTTTGGAAAGAAGCAAACATTTGTTATCTTTTTGTTTCCCTTTTTCTCATCTTTCTCCTTTGGTTTCTGCACCGAATGGATTGGAACCAAAAAAAATACACGAACATGTTTGTTGTGGGTATGATTTGTTTATTTTTCCCATCCACCTATTGGATTCAGGATTCAAGTTCCCACCAAAACTTGTTCCAACAAGGAAAGGGTTATTTTAGTTTTGTCATCAGTGATGGATTTTATCTTTTTGGAACCTGTTCTCCTTACAAACGAATGGAATTTCCAAATCCGATCACAGCCATCAAACGGATCGAATTTGAGTCAGAATCTTGTTTGCAGACCGTTTTACGTCTTAAAAAAAAACACAAGGGAGTTGAGGTGATTTGGTTTGACCGTAACCAATCTCCTTTTGGAACAGTTTTAGACAAAGATGGCTTACAAATCCAAAGGACAAAACATTTGGGAGGAGAGATCACTCCGTTTCTATCCTTGTTCCGTTTTGACGGGAATCCAAAACAAATAACCTCTCTTTTGGGGAGTTTGAAAGAAACAGAGAGAGCCCATTCACAATCTCTTTGGCAAGGTTACCTTGTTCTCGATTTCCCTCCTTGGAAAAAAAAGGAAGCGAAAGAATGGATCAACTACCAAAAACTACTTGGGATTTCTAACGCCTGGAAAATCCTCATCGTTGAGGATCATTTTGAAATCCCCTTACTCCACCATCTCACAAATCCAAAGCTTCTTTGA
- the trpS gene encoding tryptophan--tRNA ligase, whose translation MRVLTGLQPSGKLHLGNYFSAIKKILDYQSKEELFLFIANLHALTTFRSKEELKEYTIGCAIDLLALGVDPNKTVFWVQSDVPEVTELTWYLSQSITVSQLQLAHSFKDKVAKGFVPGAGLFTYPILMASDILLFSAEKVPVGKDQKQHLEFARDIAERFNTQFGSVLTIPEPDIDENTATVPGVDGAKMSKSYQNTIDFFGTEKEIKKKVMSIVSDSKAIEEPKNPEESVIFQIHSLFLSDTEKESQKQKYTNGGFGYGDLKKDLLESILSHFAPFRSKREELSQNLDYVHSVLKSGKEKAKEVAEKKLDAIRNTLGIYPF comes from the coding sequence TTGAGAGTCCTTACTGGTTTACAACCTTCTGGGAAATTACATTTAGGAAATTATTTTTCAGCGATCAAAAAGATTTTGGATTACCAATCCAAAGAAGAACTTTTTCTTTTTATCGCAAACCTACACGCACTCACAACATTCCGTTCCAAAGAAGAATTAAAAGAATACACGATTGGATGTGCCATCGACTTACTCGCGCTTGGTGTCGATCCAAATAAAACTGTGTTTTGGGTGCAAAGCGATGTGCCAGAGGTGACAGAACTCACTTGGTATTTATCCCAATCCATTACCGTATCCCAATTACAATTAGCTCATTCTTTTAAAGACAAAGTTGCCAAAGGATTTGTGCCAGGAGCAGGACTCTTTACCTATCCCATTCTTATGGCAAGTGACATCTTACTTTTTTCAGCAGAAAAAGTTCCCGTAGGCAAAGACCAAAAACAACATTTGGAATTTGCGCGAGATATTGCAGAACGATTTAATACCCAATTCGGATCTGTTCTTACTATCCCTGAGCCAGACATCGATGAAAACACAGCTACGGTTCCGGGTGTGGATGGAGCCAAAATGTCAAAATCCTATCAGAACACGATCGACTTCTTTGGCACGGAAAAAGAGATCAAAAAGAAAGTGATGTCGATTGTGAGTGATTCAAAAGCCATCGAAGAACCAAAAAATCCAGAGGAATCTGTGATCTTTCAAATCCATTCTTTATTTTTATCCGACACAGAAAAAGAATCCCAAAAACAAAAATACACAAACGGTGGGTTTGGGTATGGAGATTTAAAAAAAGATCTACTCGAATCCATTCTCTCTCATTTTGCCCCATTCCGATCCAAACGAGAAGAATTATCACAAAACTTAGATTATGTGCATTCTGTCTTAAAATCGGGAAAAGAGAAAGCAAAGGAAGTGGCAGAAAAAAAATTGGATGCCATCCGAAACACATTAGGAATCTACCCTTTTTAA
- a CDS encoding LolA family protein, protein MRNFLLKIQIVLLFSVQMGSLWAEDGRDRLNAVIGKMNSLESFRASVTLNGGLTGVVSYKSPGQLHVRFSDGRIISSNGRILWFYNPDSSIAGKQDLKGISGGLGGLLSGYENVTVSGRTFRLTSTTKRYNEIILVVSDNDLPRVLKMKRSDDEITEIAFSGIATNIGLGTGLFNFQPPTSSQIVENPLNQKE, encoded by the coding sequence TTGAGGAATTTCCTTCTCAAAATCCAGATTGTTCTCCTTTTCTCTGTCCAAATGGGTTCCCTTTGGGCAGAGGATGGACGTGACCGTCTCAATGCCGTCATCGGCAAAATGAACTCCCTTGAAAGTTTCCGTGCTTCGGTCACCTTAAATGGTGGTCTTACAGGTGTCGTATCTTACAAAAGCCCAGGCCAACTCCATGTCCGTTTCAGTGACGGCAGGATCATCTCTTCCAATGGTCGTATCTTATGGTTTTACAACCCAGACTCCTCCATTGCCGGAAAACAAGATCTAAAAGGAATCTCCGGTGGACTTGGTGGACTCCTCTCTGGTTATGAAAACGTAACCGTCAGCGGCCGAACCTTTCGCCTCACTTCCACAACCAAACGTTATAATGAAATCATTTTGGTCGTCTCAGATAACGACCTCCCTCGCGTACTCAAAATGAAACGTTCCGACGATGAAATCACCGAAATTGCATTCTCTGGCATAGCCACCAATATCGGACTCGGGACAGGACTCTTTAACTTCCAACCTCCCACAAGCTCACAGATTGTTGAGAACCCTCTCAACCAAAAGGAGTGA
- a CDS encoding electron transfer flavoprotein subunit alpha/FixB family protein → MADVLVVGELKNGELKKISKELTSAARKIADAIGGKVHTLIITDNVDAFAGDLKAVGADAVIGANLGEFSPEGYANGIFAVIQEKKPAVVLMPHSAQGKEYSARVAIKANAGIVADAVALSVDGGKVVAKKPIYSGKAYANFKVSSDIQMFTVRANSQEVTPKDGAGAVEKSGASVGEVRTKSLSKDLSGGNKVQLADASIIVSGGRGIKGPENWPIIQDLADTLGAALGASRATVDAGWISHSHQVGQTGKTVSPNCYIACGISGAIQHLAGMGSSKYIVAINKDGDAPIFKVATYGVVADLFEVVPALTSEFKKVLG, encoded by the coding sequence ATGGCTGATGTTTTAGTAGTTGGTGAATTAAAAAACGGCGAACTTAAAAAAATCTCAAAAGAACTCACTTCGGCAGCTCGCAAAATTGCGGATGCCATTGGTGGTAAAGTTCATACTCTCATCATCACTGACAACGTTGACGCGTTTGCTGGTGATTTAAAAGCAGTTGGTGCGGATGCAGTGATTGGTGCAAACCTTGGTGAATTTTCACCAGAAGGTTATGCAAACGGAATTTTTGCCGTGATCCAAGAGAAAAAACCGGCAGTGGTTCTTATGCCTCACTCTGCTCAAGGAAAAGAATACTCTGCAAGAGTGGCGATCAAAGCAAATGCTGGAATCGTTGCGGATGCAGTGGCTCTTTCTGTTGACGGTGGTAAAGTGGTAGCAAAAAAACCAATTTACTCTGGTAAAGCGTACGCAAACTTTAAAGTTTCTTCTGACATCCAAATGTTCACTGTGCGTGCAAACTCACAAGAAGTGACTCCAAAAGACGGAGCGGGTGCTGTTGAAAAATCAGGAGCTTCTGTTGGTGAAGTGAGAACAAAATCACTTTCCAAAGACCTTTCCGGTGGAAACAAAGTGCAATTAGCGGATGCTTCTATCATCGTATCTGGTGGTCGTGGAATCAAAGGACCAGAAAACTGGCCTATCATCCAAGACTTAGCAGACACACTTGGTGCTGCTCTTGGTGCTTCCCGTGCCACTGTAGATGCTGGATGGATTTCTCACTCACACCAAGTGGGTCAAACAGGGAAAACTGTCTCCCCTAACTGTTACATCGCTTGTGGAATTTCCGGAGCGATCCAACACTTAGCGGGTATGGGATCTTCTAAATACATCGTTGCGATCAACAAAGACGGAGATGCTCCTATTTTCAAAGTAGCAACTTACGGTGTTGTCGCTGATTTGTTTGAAGTGGTGCCTGCACTCACTTCTGAATTCAAAAAAGTATTGGGTTAA
- a CDS encoding electron transfer flavoprotein subunit beta/FixA family protein gives MKIVVLVKQVPDTETNIKVGDKSINEAGVKWIISPYDEFAIEEGIRIREKSGGEVIAISLGPDRVVEALRTAYAMGVDRAVHVKVDDYVTFDSTYTSELLANFIKAENADVIIGGRQSIDTDSSQVVVQIAERLNVPHVAMALKLEFDGNKVTATREIEGGTEVVETSAPLAVTAQKGLNEPRYPSLKGIMSAKKKPVDVKKPDELGATGSKLEVVSLEPPPPRIAGRKLEAADAQGFASQLVKALREEAKVI, from the coding sequence ATGAAAATTGTTGTTCTAGTAAAGCAGGTTCCGGATACGGAAACCAATATCAAGGTCGGTGACAAATCGATCAACGAAGCTGGCGTAAAATGGATCATCTCTCCTTATGATGAATTCGCTATCGAAGAGGGAATTAGAATTCGTGAAAAAAGCGGTGGAGAAGTCATCGCTATCTCCCTCGGTCCGGACCGTGTCGTAGAAGCACTTCGCACTGCCTACGCTATGGGAGTCGACAGAGCCGTTCATGTAAAAGTGGATGACTATGTAACTTTTGATTCTACATACACTTCCGAACTCCTTGCAAATTTCATCAAAGCAGAAAATGCAGATGTTATCATTGGTGGTCGTCAATCGATCGATACTGACAGCTCACAAGTAGTGGTGCAAATTGCAGAGAGATTGAATGTCCCTCACGTAGCAATGGCACTCAAACTGGAGTTTGACGGTAACAAAGTAACTGCCACTCGCGAAATCGAGGGTGGAACAGAAGTTGTGGAAACATCTGCTCCTCTTGCAGTGACTGCTCAAAAAGGTTTGAACGAACCAAGATACCCAAGTTTAAAAGGAATCATGTCTGCGAAGAAAAAACCAGTCGATGTGAAAAAACCAGACGAACTCGGTGCAACTGGATCCAAACTCGAAGTTGTCTCTCTCGAACCACCTCCTCCACGTATCGCTGGTCGAAAACTGGAAGCAGCAGATGCACAAGGTTTTGCATCTCAACTTGTAAAAGCTCTTCGCGAAGAAGCGAAGGTCATCTAA
- a CDS encoding LIC10362 family protein codes for MLFLFLHISLFLLFSLLYWYHFRSQAEGPKGNLLMEVQTAGKDWKNTPHLVLILAFVLFLLLPLSFGFHFYLRSDANVLVVILWIIWAYNWSKYSFFRE; via the coding sequence ATGTTGTTTCTCTTTTTGCATATTTCCCTATTTTTATTGTTTAGCCTCCTCTACTGGTACCATTTCCGTTCCCAGGCCGAGGGACCGAAGGGAAACCTCCTCATGGAAGTCCAAACGGCTGGCAAAGATTGGAAAAATACTCCCCACTTGGTTCTGATATTGGCCTTTGTCCTTTTCCTCCTCCTCCCCTTAAGCTTTGGTTTCCATTTTTACCTCAGGTCCGACGCAAACGTCCTTGTCGTCATTCTATGGATCATTTGGGCCTATAATTGGTCCAAATACAGCTTCTTTCGAGAATAA